A window of Penaeus monodon isolate SGIC_2016 chromosome 40, NSTDA_Pmon_1, whole genome shotgun sequence contains these coding sequences:
- the LOC119598055 gene encoding flocculation protein FLO11-like, whose translation MTEVVTDCYNTRFYNPLAQVYKFRSLWAGASKVILPGPWAREVLITPKAGKKNTNPHVYAKGSDKLQGNYPQRLFGFFIGLESCKPKRDYDQGGDLQKPFQGFGNRKSKTDIFGPWVIAKNTFRLKEKFWGTTGAKKYSHSLSHTFTLTPGGLLTQSFDIDFEFYSTYDVWTGIRTAITLALFFIFSVTIILYKSKCKPRRKYELYPSLEDMPGRPLDYYDYWYNSPASNDTNQKVNGVDMLGRCYDNGRGETGSAPLPKRSIGSYSSLNNSFRVKSLPGSVMRINWSRMSSSERDDVSQTHSCRSEFLRVPGVRLQSTGSSSDGYSASSSTHDLPAEINSVALLGVPGVPPRTGKPLLQLGGMDWDSDHATAEWIQTIDINVIQPTPNISPCGSVRSVSDNSELSRLPLPGRGRVQSILSLDSPDFDSRSIGSDSVFMEDSVGETCSSFSESMESGTSFMGRSPSPRNQRVVQSYRLGINPSGPASPSGTYKSPVRAPTLGNLHKPKDQRSRQKMLQRQRCEDQDNPLPGIMLSAPTMESLVLPSISSHLSASCEKLAVHSVITSESDLANSHTSLAPTSSVEEPMCAVFTVPSLRRTNSATTPQMKEEAACGFKRADSEQNPVQRADSSASHQRRSSESSTGSDASESVSFHLMVPELSIDNPSNDTSPSGSPHSSPSASPVPVRAATQKLPPRPPEPTPPPIKAGSSRPATRNERRVLRRQYSTHGPASPTLMRDEQGGHHSCRRIWKTDTDDPNQPPAPQPHILLLISVTGDSASPQSLASPLSPSTCTQTSARWSGSSHPRFTWLPATARQSSSP comes from the exons ATGACGGAAGTGGTCACTGATTGCTACAATACCAGG TTCTACAATCCTCTTGCACAAGTATATAAGTTCCGTAGTctatgggctggagcgtccaaa gtaATTTTGCCTGGTCCCTGGGCGCGGGAGGTTTTAATTACcccaaaagcgggaaaaaaaaacactaaccctcatgtgtatgcaaagggCTCGGACAAGTTACAAGGAAATTATCCCCAAAGGCTGTTTGGATTTTTTATCGG GCTTGAAAGTTGTAAACCCAAAAGGGACTATGATCAGGGCGGGGATTTGCAAAAACCCTTCCAAGGCTTTGGGAACCGAAAGTCAAAAACAGACATTTTTGGACCCTGGGTTATTGCCaaaaatacgtttaggttaaaAGAAAAGTTCTGGGGAACTACAGGggcaaaaaag TACAGTCATTCTTTGTCACATACCTTCACTCTTACCCCAGGTGGATTATTAACACAATCGTTTGATATCGACTTT GAGTTCTACTCGACCTACGACGTCTGGACAGGCATCCGCACAGCCATCACACTcgccctcttcttcatcttcagcgTGACTATCATACTTTACAAGAGCAAATGCAAACCCCGTCGGAAGTATGAGTTATACCCGAGCCTCGAGGATATGCCCGGGAGGCCTCTGGATTATTACGACTATTGGTATAACAGCCCGGCCAG TAACGACACCAACCAAAAGGTTAATGGCGTGGACATGTTAGGAAGATGTTACGACAACGGCCGAGGGGAGACCGGGTCAGCGCCCTTGCCTAAGAGGTCAATAGGGTCTTACTCAAGCCTTAACAATTCCTTCAG GGTCAAGAGCCTCCCCGGCAGCGTCATGAGGATCAACTGGTCCAGAATGAGTTCCTCCGAACGGGACGACGTCTCTCAGACTCATTCG TGTCGGTCGGAGTTCCTGCGAGTGCCTGGCGTGCGCCTTCAGTCTACGGGGTCCAGCAGTGATGGCTACAGTGCTTCTTCCTCCACGCACGACCTGCCCGCTGAAATTAACTCGGTGGCTCTGTTGGGTGTCCCTGGGGTTCCTCCGCGAACAGGCAAGCCTCTACTGCAGCTCGGGGGAATGGACTGGGACAGCGATCATGCAACGGCAGAATGGATTCAaactattgatattaatgttattcaGCCTACTCCAAATATATCACCGTGTGGCTCAGTTCGCAGCGTTTCTGACAATTCAGAACTGTCGCGGCTGCCACTGCCCGGGCGCGGCCGAGTGCAGTCGATCTTGTCTTTAGATTCCCCGGACTTTGATAGTCGTTCCATTGGGTCAGATTCTGTGTTTATGGAAGATTCTGTGGGTGAAACATGTAGCAGTTTCTCAGAGAGCATGGAGAGTGGAACCTCGTTTATGGGGCGGTCACCTTCACCAAGGAACCAGCGGGTGGTTCAGTCATATAGACTAGGCATCAATCCATCTGGTCCTGCATCACCTTCTGGAACTTACAAATCTCCTGTCCGAGCTCCAACCCTTGGTAACCTGCATAAACCTAAAGACCAACGAAGTCGCCAAAAAATGCTTCAACGACAGCGCTGTGAAGATCAGGATAATCCACTTCCTGGTATTATGCTGTCAGCACCCACAATGGAGTCATTGGTGTTGCCTTCAATAAGCAGCCATTTGAGTGCTTCTTGTGAAAAATTGGCTGTTCATTCAGTAATAACATCGGAGAGTGACTTAGCCAACAGTCACACATCCCTCGCCCCAACCAGTAGTGTAGAAGAGCCAATGTGTGCAGTTTTCACGGTGCCATCACTTCGGAGAACTAACTCAGCAACTACACCTCAGATGAAAGAGGAGGCAGCATGTGGTTTTAAGAGGGCTGATAGTGAACAGAATCCTGTGCAGAGAGCAGACAGTTCTGCATCACATCAAAGACGATCTAGTGAATCTTCTACTGGTTCTGACGCCAGTGAATCAGTATCATTCCATTTGATGGTACCAGAATTAAGCATAGATAATCCCAGTAATGATACAAGCCCATCTGGGTCTCCCCACAGTTCTCCTTCAGCCTCCCCAGTTCCAGTGCGAGCTGCTACGCAGAAGCTTCCTCCACGGCCCCCTGAGCCTACTCCACCACCCATTAAGGCAGGATCTTCACGGCCAGCAACACGTAATGAACGGCGAGTCCTCAGGCGCCAGTACAGTACACACGGTCCTGCAAGTCCCACACTCATGCGTGATGAGCAAGGTGGACATCATTCCTGCCGACGTATATGGAAAACTGATACTGATGATCCAAATCAACCTCCAGCACCCCAGCCCCATATCCTCTTGCTCATCTCTGTCACGGGAGACTCAGCCTCTCCTCAGTCATTAGCATCTCCTTTATCACCATCCACTTGCACACAGACTTCAGCGAGATGGTCTGGTTCATCACATCCTAGATTCACCTGGCTCCCCGCGACTGCTAGGCAATCGTCTTCTCCGTGA
- the LOC119598057 gene encoding vegetative cell wall protein gp1-like — MSQIPPGSPSAFANRWDSLQSQIPPASPSATFVTRRDSPLSQIPPGSPSAVFTSRRDSLQSQMPPTSSSTVYSSRRESLQSEMPFTSPSASLAGRPDSINSRMLPTSPPGALISGPSSTASPDIAYVSRRDSLILQPEVPSSYPPKSPMIHQDSLTLQCQIMSTSPPAPFMDRQESLEAPIAPSSPPSPFKDRHDLLPRQTEILPASATSPCIMRQAPSLEQPKLVRSSPASPYINQDNSLPTQSTKPPSSPQPMTRQDSSSPQPPAPPSSPRPKPRRLQRQDSSSFQSQLPPASPKSPFINKDSLAFQTPIPSSPGPYINQDTLFPHSSDIPSSPEGHILSREDSLSPQPMPPPSSPQPKPRRFQRQDSYKSLPPIPPCSPKSPFINREDKFFTQTKPAASPHVLTRDDSLSTQPLAPPASPKPCRRVHQDETSSPKSPAPTSPLKSKESGSPRATTPPVPQQSKTSPTSREGSGPPSPSHSVMETSC; from the coding sequence ATGTCCCAGATCCCTCCTGGTTCTCCATCAGCTTTTGCAAACCGATGGGACTCACTTCAGTCACAGATACCCCCTGCTTCTCCATCAGCAACTTTTGTAACTCGCCGTGATTCACCTCTGTCTCAAATCCCTCCTGGTTCCCCATCAGCAGTTTTTACAAGTCGACGTGACTCACTTCAGTCACAGATGCCTCCCACTTCTTCATCAACAGTTTATTCAAGTCGTCGTGAATCGCTTCAATCAGAAATGCCTTTTACTTCTCCATCAGCGAGTCTTGCAGGTCGCCCAGATTCAATTAATTCTCGGATGTTACCTACTTCCCCACCAGGAGCCCTTATTAGTGGCCCAAGTTCTACTGCTTCTCCTGATATAGCCTATGTAAGTCGACGAGATTCACTTATACTCCAGCCAGAAGTTCCTTCCTCTTACCCACCAAAATCTCCAATGATTCATCAAGATTCACTAACACTTCAATGCCAGATAATGTCCACTTCTCCACCAGCTCCATTCATGGATCGACAAGAATCTCTTGAAGCACCCATTGCCCCCAGTTCACCACCATCTCCATTCAAAGACCGCCATGATCTACTTCCCAGACAAACTGAAATCCTTCCTGCTTCAGCTACATCTCCCTGCATCATGCGTCAAGCTCCAAGCTTAGAACAGCCAAAACTTGTACGAAGTTCCCCAGCATCTCCCTACATAAATCAGGATAATTCATTACCAACTCAGTCAACTAAACCTCCTAGCTCTCCACAGCCGATGACACGTCAGGACTCAAGCTCTCCGCAGCCTCCAGCACCACCTAGCTCCCCACGGCCTAAACCTAGACGACTTCAGCGTCAGGACTCGAGCTCATTCCAGTCCCAGTTGCCTCCTGCATCTCCTAAGTCCCCCTTCATAAACAAAGATTCGCTTGCTTTCCAGACACCGATTCCGAGTTCGCCCGGACCTTATATAAATCAGGATACACTTTTCCCTCATTCCTCAGACATCCCAAGTTCGCCTGAGGGTCATATCCTCAGTCGTGAAGATTCCCTTTCACCCCAGCCCATGCCCCCACCAAGCTCTCCTCAGCCGAAACCCCGTCGTTTTCAGCGTCAGGATTCATACAAATCTTTGCCCCCGATTCCTCCATGTTCCCCTAAATCACCTTTCATAAACCGCGAAGATAAATTTTTCACCCAGACTAAGCCAGCAGCTAGTCCACACGTTTTAACTCGTGACGACTCCCTGTCGACCCAGCCCCTAGCGCCCCCAGCCTCTCCCAAACCATGCAGGCGAGTACACCAAGACGAGACGAGTTCACCCAAATCCCCAGCGCCAACCAGCCCTCTGAAATCAAAAGAGTCGGGCTCACCCAGAGCTACAACCCCCCCTGTTCCCCAGCAATCAAAAACGAGCCCCACCTCTCGTGAAGGCTCAGGCCCGCCTTCCCCCAGTCATTCTGTTATGGAGACCTCCTGCTAA